A genome region from Desulfonatronum thiosulfatophilum includes the following:
- the aprB gene encoding adenylyl-sulfate reductase subunit beta encodes MPTFVNPDKCDGCKGGEKTACMYICPNDLMILDAQEMKAFNQEPDACWECYSCVKICPQGAIEARPYADFAPMGGTSIPLRSGDAIMWTIKFRNGNIKRFKFPIRTTAEGSIKPYEGKPEPGDLENELLFTESELKKPLEILEGKGKKFEFQQSDYTQCWLEPTCEGGNR; translated from the coding sequence ATGCCCACTTTTGTAAATCCCGATAAATGTGATGGCTGCAAGGGCGGCGAAAAGACCGCCTGCATGTATATATGCCCAAACGATCTGATGATTCTGGACGCGCAGGAAATGAAAGCGTTTAATCAAGAGCCGGATGCCTGCTGGGAGTGCTATTCATGTGTCAAAATTTGCCCCCAGGGCGCCATTGAAGCCCGACCCTACGCAGATTTCGCGCCCATGGGAGGTACCAGCATTCCGTTGCGCAGCGGCGACGCCATCATGTGGACCATCAAGTTCCGCAATGGAAACATTAAGCGCTTTAAGTTCCCCATCCGGACGACGGCTGAAGGCTCCATCAAACCGTATGAAGGCAAGCCGGAACCAGGTGATCTGGAAAATGAGTTGCTTTTCACCGAAAGTGAATTGAAAAAGCCTCTCGAGATCCTGGAAGGTAAAGGGAAGAAGTTCGAGTTCCAGCAGTCGGATTACACCCAGTGCTGGCTGGAGCCGACCTGTGAAGGCGGCAACAGATAA
- a CDS encoding NUDIX hydrolase: protein MYRQFMEHNPSTPWLEWSREIQALSQTGLAFAQTHYERVRYHRLLELASEMVASRTCLNPDEILRTFQVQPGYATVKVDVRGAVVREDRILLVRERADGRWAMPGGWADVGEYPSVMIAREIQEESGYEAKPFRVVGVYDANRAGRPMEFFHAYKVIFLCELIGGAAASSDETSEVGFFPFDDLPPLSEHRTNQTHLLEVRRHLDDPTRPAAFD, encoded by the coding sequence TTGTATCGTCAGTTCATGGAACATAACCCCTCCACCCCCTGGCTGGAATGGTCCCGGGAGATTCAGGCCCTGAGTCAGACCGGGCTGGCCTTTGCCCAGACCCATTACGAACGCGTCCGCTACCACCGCCTGCTGGAACTGGCTTCGGAAATGGTTGCCAGCCGAACCTGCTTGAATCCTGATGAAATTTTACGCACCTTCCAGGTGCAGCCGGGATATGCCACCGTCAAGGTGGATGTGCGCGGCGCCGTGGTTCGCGAGGACAGGATTCTGCTTGTGCGCGAGCGGGCTGACGGTCGCTGGGCCATGCCCGGGGGATGGGCCGACGTGGGTGAATACCCGTCTGTGATGATCGCCCGGGAGATCCAGGAGGAAAGCGGTTACGAAGCCAAACCGTTCCGGGTTGTCGGGGTGTACGACGCCAACCGAGCCGGTCGGCCCATGGAATTCTTCCATGCCTATAAGGTGATATTTCTCTGTGAACTGATCGGAGGTGCTGCGGCAAGCAGCGACGAAACATCGGAGGTCGGCTTCTTCCCCTTTGACGACCTGCCCCCGCTTTCGGAGCACCGGACCAACCAGACGCACCTGCTGGAGGTCCGCCGGCACCTTGACGATCCGACCCGCCCCGCGGCCTTTGATTGA
- a CDS encoding MBL fold metallo-hydrolase → MILRMIWAAGGLSCLLLALTLLGTVGCSGKNPHYDPAKPHHTSSGFQNNYPHGWPSRWDFWSWAIQRRLDGLPMEPTLELATVEADVAFVQGNRSETAATWIGHATVLMQMGGLNILTDPHFSERASPVQWAGPQRWQPPGLNLAELPRIDLVLISHNHYDHLDLASVRALAAQEGGSPLFMVPLGLKEWFYRNVPDVRGRVADLDWWDRRYIRKDASGQAELGESPAVGIVHFVPAQHWSQRTLWDRNRTLWGGWVVEQPDFVFYFAGDMGYSQDAIDIGERFGGFDLAAIPVGAYEPRWFMHNQHVNPDEAVQVHKDVLARHSLGIHWGTFNGITDEPLDQPITDLAVALEKHGLTETDFFLLRHGETRRFE, encoded by the coding sequence ATGATTTTACGTATGATCTGGGCGGCAGGAGGGCTGTCCTGCCTGCTGCTGGCTTTGACGCTACTCGGTACGGTGGGATGTTCGGGTAAGAATCCCCACTACGACCCCGCAAAGCCCCATCACACATCCTCCGGGTTCCAGAACAACTATCCTCATGGCTGGCCCAGTCGTTGGGATTTCTGGAGCTGGGCCATTCAGCGCCGCCTGGACGGGTTGCCCATGGAACCGACCCTGGAATTGGCCACAGTGGAGGCGGATGTGGCGTTTGTTCAGGGGAACCGTTCCGAAACCGCCGCCACCTGGATCGGTCACGCCACGGTGCTGATGCAGATGGGCGGCCTGAACATCCTCACTGATCCGCATTTTTCCGAAAGGGCCTCACCCGTGCAGTGGGCCGGTCCCCAGCGATGGCAGCCGCCGGGGCTCAACCTGGCGGAGTTGCCGCGCATCGACCTGGTGCTCATCTCGCATAATCACTACGACCACCTTGATCTGGCTTCGGTTCGCGCCCTGGCTGCCCAGGAGGGCGGTTCGCCTCTGTTCATGGTCCCCTTGGGATTGAAGGAATGGTTCTATCGGAATGTGCCGGACGTCAGAGGCCGGGTTGCGGACCTGGACTGGTGGGACCGCCGGTACATCCGCAAGGATGCGTCCGGACAAGCCGAACTCGGGGAATCACCCGCCGTCGGCATCGTCCATTTCGTTCCGGCCCAGCATTGGTCGCAACGCACCCTCTGGGACAGAAATCGGACCTTGTGGGGAGGCTGGGTGGTGGAGCAACCGGATTTCGTCTTCTATTTTGCCGGGGATATGGGATATTCCCAGGATGCTATAGATATCGGCGAACGTTTCGGAGGCTTTGATCTCGCGGCCATTCCCGTGGGCGCTTATGAACCGCGCTGGTTCATGCACAACCAGCACGTCAATCCGGATGAAGCCGTGCAGGTGCACAAGGACGTCTTGGCGCGCCATTCCCTGGGCATCCATTGGGGCACCTTCAACGGGATTACGGATGAACCTCTGGATCAACCCATAACCGATCTGGCCGTGGCTCTGGAAAAGCACGGGCTGACGGAAACGGACTTTTTCCTGTTGCGCCATGGGGAAACACGGCGATTTGAATGA
- a CDS encoding SagB/ThcOx family dehydrogenase translates to MIDDRLRAHRLFLTDVLRKQADFSQTDQNKGIPAPPLQKPADPEATRISLPGPKEWPSDLGSMQLIEAIARRKSRRNFSGSELSLEELSFLLWATQGIRQMIGRGTALRNVPSAGARHSFETYIFIRDVERVPPALYRYLPVEHEIVLVQEIADMERSLSRAAYGQQFVGHAAATFVWACIPYRMEWRYGLTAHRVILMDVGHVCQNLYLACESIDAGTCAVAAYDQEEMDKLIGLDGEEEFAIYVAPVGKRLSSSN, encoded by the coding sequence ATGATTGACGACAGGTTACGCGCCCACCGCCTTTTCCTGACCGATGTGCTGCGCAAGCAGGCCGACTTTTCACAAACCGATCAGAACAAAGGGATTCCGGCCCCACCGCTGCAAAAACCGGCTGATCCGGAAGCGACTCGCATCTCGCTGCCCGGGCCGAAGGAGTGGCCTTCCGATCTGGGCAGCATGCAGCTGATCGAAGCCATTGCCCGGCGCAAAAGCCGCCGCAACTTTTCCGGTTCGGAGCTGAGTCTAGAGGAGCTGTCCTTTTTGCTTTGGGCTACCCAGGGGATCCGCCAGATGATTGGCCGGGGCACGGCCTTGCGCAATGTTCCTTCCGCGGGCGCCAGGCACAGTTTTGAAACCTATATCTTTATCCGTGACGTGGAACGAGTTCCGCCGGCGCTGTACCGTTACCTGCCCGTGGAACACGAAATCGTCCTTGTTCAGGAGATTGCGGATATGGAACGCTCCTTGAGCCGGGCGGCCTATGGCCAGCAGTTCGTCGGCCATGCCGCGGCCACCTTTGTCTGGGCCTGCATCCCCTATCGCATGGAATGGCGTTACGGCTTGACCGCGCACCGGGTGATCCTCATGGACGTAGGCCATGTCTGTCAGAATCTCTATCTGGCCTGTGAATCCATCGATGCAGGCACCTGCGCGGTGGCCGCCTACGACCAGGAGGAGATGGACAAACTCATCGGGCTTGATGGTGAAGAAGAATTTGCGATCTATGTCGCACCGGTGGGAAAGCGGCTTTCGTCTTCAAACTGA
- the obgE gene encoding GTPase ObgE, which yields MSPTTGCHDQPASPNCPYPLPHENTSTKHKAQHGNTMRFVDEAEITVRSGHGGHGCVSFRREKYIAKGGPDGGDGGKGGDVIFRGNSKLLSLYDFRLKRLYEARNGQPGSGREKTGAKADDLVVDVPLGTQLYEVDEDGVKQLLADLAVEGQTVHLVKGGRGGKGNTHFKSATMRTPRFAQPGEEGEEKRIRLELKILADVGIIGLPNAGKSTLISALSAARPKIAPYPFTTLSPNLGVMLGEHGEKLILADIPGLVSGAHEGRGLGHKFLKHVERTRFLLHVLSVEEVSLEDDPWAGFALLNEELGSFDPALGQKQQLWVVNKIDLWPEERLAMLRERAEHDGKDLLLISALQAKGLEELEERLWLMLKQFFALEEKPVEEEIND from the coding sequence ATGTCGCCGACAACAGGCTGCCACGATCAACCTGCATCGCCCAACTGCCCTTATCCCCTTCCACATGAAAACACGTCAACCAAGCATAAGGCCCAACACGGAAACACCATGAGATTTGTAGACGAAGCTGAAATAACTGTTCGCTCCGGCCACGGCGGTCACGGATGCGTTTCTTTTCGCCGGGAAAAATATATCGCGAAAGGCGGGCCGGACGGCGGCGACGGAGGCAAGGGCGGAGACGTGATCTTTCGGGGGAACTCCAAGTTGTTGTCCCTCTACGACTTCCGCCTGAAGCGGCTTTATGAAGCCCGCAACGGGCAACCCGGCTCCGGCCGGGAAAAGACGGGTGCCAAAGCCGATGATCTGGTCGTCGACGTTCCCTTGGGAACCCAGCTCTATGAAGTGGACGAGGACGGCGTAAAACAACTGCTTGCGGATCTGGCCGTCGAAGGCCAGACCGTGCATCTGGTCAAGGGCGGCCGCGGCGGCAAGGGCAACACTCATTTCAAGTCCGCCACCATGCGCACGCCGCGCTTTGCCCAGCCCGGCGAAGAGGGCGAAGAGAAGCGGATTCGCCTGGAGCTGAAGATCCTGGCCGACGTGGGCATCATCGGCCTGCCCAATGCCGGCAAATCCACGCTGATTTCCGCGCTTTCCGCGGCAAGGCCCAAGATAGCCCCGTATCCCTTCACCACGCTCAGCCCCAACCTGGGGGTGATGCTGGGGGAACACGGCGAAAAACTGATCCTGGCCGACATTCCGGGTCTGGTCAGCGGTGCCCATGAAGGCCGGGGCCTGGGGCACAAATTCCTCAAGCACGTGGAACGCACCCGTTTCCTGCTGCACGTGCTCAGTGTCGAGGAGGTATCCCTGGAAGACGACCCCTGGGCCGGCTTCGCCCTGCTCAACGAAGAGCTTGGCAGCTTTGATCCGGCTCTGGGGCAAAAACAGCAGCTATGGGTGGTGAACAAGATCGACCTTTGGCCGGAAGAGCGTCTGGCCATGCTGCGAGAACGGGCCGAGCACGACGGCAAGGATCTGCTCCTGATCTCCGCCCTGCAGGCCAAAGGACTGGAGGAGTTGGAAGAACGGCTTTGGTTGATGCTCAAGCAGTTCTTTGCACTGGAGGAAAAACCGGTTGAAGAGGAAATCAATGATTGA
- a CDS encoding ATP-binding protein: MAISKLLSRLLTKPSTRSFHEQFTARPNYSPWNWLHGYVYARWPELYISIGTGRHSAVRVLKPLAALFRKSKTTSLPEKQSRKINFADTYHGKVLHLEHARQLVTVNRDIDLGDLEQIIPYATARDIVLQHPDRIVALQCPCRGSSAKPCLPLDVCLIVGEPFAGFIAEHHPDKARWVSREEAQDILQAEHERGHVHHAFFKDVMLGRFYAICNCCACCCGAMSAQRNGTPMLASSGYVCIKDEDRCIQCGLCARNCQFQAIHRLGETYVLDALQCMGCGVCVGKCSKDALTLVRDPSRGDPLDLREIMSARGH; this comes from the coding sequence ATGGCCATATCCAAACTGCTTTCCCGATTGCTCACTAAGCCTTCAACCCGTTCTTTTCACGAGCAGTTCACGGCCAGGCCCAACTACTCCCCGTGGAACTGGCTGCATGGCTACGTGTATGCCCGCTGGCCGGAGCTGTACATTTCCATAGGCACCGGGCGACATTCCGCGGTTCGGGTTCTCAAGCCTCTGGCGGCCCTGTTCCGGAAATCAAAAACCACGTCTCTTCCGGAGAAGCAAAGCCGCAAGATCAACTTTGCCGACACGTACCACGGCAAGGTGCTCCACCTGGAGCACGCCAGGCAGCTGGTCACGGTTAATCGGGACATTGATCTCGGCGACTTGGAGCAGATCATTCCCTATGCCACGGCCAGGGACATTGTCTTGCAGCATCCGGATCGGATTGTGGCCCTGCAGTGCCCGTGCCGCGGTTCCAGCGCAAAACCGTGCCTGCCCCTGGATGTCTGCCTGATTGTCGGCGAACCCTTTGCGGGATTCATTGCCGAACACCACCCGGACAAGGCCCGCTGGGTCAGCCGGGAAGAGGCCCAGGACATTCTCCAGGCTGAACATGAACGGGGCCATGTTCACCATGCTTTTTTCAAGGATGTCATGCTCGGCCGTTTCTACGCCATTTGCAACTGCTGCGCCTGCTGCTGCGGAGCCATGAGCGCCCAGCGCAACGGGACGCCCATGCTGGCCTCCTCCGGGTATGTCTGCATCAAAGACGAGGACCGGTGCATTCAGTGCGGCCTCTGCGCCAGGAACTGCCAGTTCCAGGCCATTCACCGGCTCGGTGAAACATATGTTCTGGACGCCTTGCAGTGCATGGGCTGCGGCGTCTGCGTCGGCAAATGCTCCAAGGACGCCCTGACACTCGTCCGTGATCCGTCCCGGGGCGATCCCCTGGATCTGCGGGAGATCATGTCGGCTCGCGGTCACTGA
- a CDS encoding chemotaxis protein CheX — protein MVLRYDVSFINPFLDAVVGVLGMMASVKVNPGKPYINRSRSAIGDVTGSLGFSGSADGVMSLTLDEPVILKIVNNMLAESYSTINDDIADAVGELTNMIAGQARQDLVKQGMKLKASTPTVIIGKGHKISHITSSPILAIPFTTDEGSLVVEVSFEPEDSDNP, from the coding sequence ATGGTTCTGCGCTACGACGTCTCTTTCATCAATCCGTTTCTGGACGCCGTGGTCGGCGTCCTGGGCATGATGGCCTCGGTCAAGGTCAACCCCGGCAAACCGTACATCAACCGGAGTCGCTCAGCCATCGGCGACGTCACCGGCTCCCTCGGCTTTTCCGGTTCCGCGGACGGAGTCATGTCCTTGACCCTGGATGAACCGGTCATACTTAAAATTGTCAACAATATGCTGGCTGAAAGCTACTCGACCATCAATGACGACATAGCTGACGCCGTGGGAGAATTGACAAACATGATCGCCGGACAGGCCAGGCAGGATCTGGTCAAGCAGGGAATGAAACTGAAAGCCTCCACCCCCACCGTGATTATCGGAAAAGGGCACAAGATCAGCCACATCACCTCCTCACCCATTCTGGCCATACCCTTCACAACGGACGAGGGCTCTCTGGTGGTCGAAGTTTCCTTTGAACCCGAGGATTCCGACAATCCCTGA